The genomic stretch TAATATTTTAAGTCCTAATAAATCGTTTAAACAAAGATTAGAAGCTTACCGCCAAGGATTAATGATGAGTTTATTAACACAAGGCAGACATCTAACTTTAGCTGGTACAGAGTTATTACAATCTAAGCCATGTGACCTAAGTGGTGAAGAAGGTTTCAAATGTCAAGTAAGTGAATATGATGATTTTAATGAAAAACCTGATAACCAAGCTTTTATGCCTAATTCGTATAAAACAACAGACTATACTAATGGACTTAAATGAAACCATTTAAAAAATCCAGAGGTCAAAACCTATGTTTTTGATTTTTTAGCTAGCTTAAATAAATTTAGATTAGAAACAAGTTATTTAAGATTGGATACTAATCCAAAAGTTTTTGAGCGATTAAAATTTATTTATAGCGATATTGAAAAAGGAATTTTAATTTACAGTATTGCTAATAATGATAATACTAAAGAACTTTTAGCCTTACATAATTTTGCAGATTATGATTTTAATATCACAAAATACCAAGGTAAAACATTATTTAATTCAAAACTCGAGCATACCCCAAACATCTTAAATGCTCATTCAACACAAATTATTGAAAGGAATAAATAAATATGAAAAAAAGAGGACGTAAACCAAAAGTTAAAAATTTAGATGAACAAATTGAAACTACCCATAAAAAAAGAGTAAGAAAAGCAAAAATCCAAGAAGAACCACAAATTATCAACTTAGAAGATAAAGTTTTTTATCAAATCTTCCCTCGTTCTTTTTTGGATGGAAATAATGATGGTGATGGTGATTTACGAGGAATTATCAAACGTTTAGATTATCTTAAAACGTTAGGAATCAATGGAATTTGGCTTTGTCCAACTTATAAAACCAAATTCGTTGATGCCGGATATGATGTTTTAGACTATAAATCAGTTTGAGAACAATTTGGAACTTTAGAAGATTTTAAAGAACTTACTGAAGAAGCCAACCTCAGAGGAATTGATATTATCATGGACATTGTTTTAAACCATGTTTCTAACGAACATGAATGGTTTAAAAAAGCTTTAGCTTCACCTTCAAATAAAGAACATAATTACTTTATTTGAAGAGATAAATTAACAGATGAAGAAGCTAAAGCTCAAAGTATTTTTGGAGGTTCAGCTTGAGAATTTGTTCCAAGTTTAAATAAATATTATTTCCACTTATTCTCAAAAGAACAAGTGGACTTAAATTGAGCTCATCCTGATACAATTAAAGCTATGGTAGATGTAATTAACTTTTGATATGATTTAGGAGTTAAAGGATTTAGATTAGATGCTATTAAACACGTTGCTAAAACTTTTGACCAAATAGATGCTAATCCATACTTTGCTTGAAATCAAGGAGCTGTTGAATACTTAAAAGAATTTAATGAACTAGCATTTAAAGATAAACCAGATGCTTATACCTTAGGAGAAGCATCTGGTATTAGTGCTGATGAATTATTAAAATATGGTTCAGGTGAAAACAAAGTATCAGATAACTACTTTAACTTTGCTTGGTGATGAATAGGATGAGGTAAAGAAACTGGAAGAAACGGATATGATCCAAACTGAGACTACCGTGAATTTGCTTGGCAACAAGCTCCATTCCAAGAAAATGAAGCTATTAAACCTCATATGTTTACTAACTTTTTATCAAACCACGATACTTCACGTAGCCTTTCACGTTGAGGTGATGAAGGTTTATTTAGAAGCGAGGCAGCTAAAACTCATGCTTTAATGCTTTTAACTCTAAAAGGTATTCCATGCATTTACTATGGTGAAGAAATTGGTATGCTTAACACCCATTTTAACGATCGCTCTGAATTTAGAGATGTTGATATTAAAAATGGATTTAGAGATTTAGTAGACGAAAACAAAATATATTCAGAACAAGAGTTCTTTAAATATTTAAACATTAATTCTCGCGATGCAGGAAGAGGATTAAT from Mycoplasmopsis bovirhinis encodes the following:
- a CDS encoding alpha-amylase family glycosyl hydrolase, with the protein product MKKRGRKPKVKNLDEQIETTHKKRVRKAKIQEEPQIINLEDKVFYQIFPRSFLDGNNDGDGDLRGIIKRLDYLKTLGINGIWLCPTYKTKFVDAGYDVLDYKSVWEQFGTLEDFKELTEEANLRGIDIIMDIVLNHVSNEHEWFKKALASPSNKEHNYFIWRDKLTDEEAKAQSIFGGSAWEFVPSLNKYYFHLFSKEQVDLNWAHPDTIKAMVDVINFWYDLGVKGFRLDAIKHVAKTFDQIDANPYFAWNQGAVEYLKEFNELAFKDKPDAYTLGEASGISADELLKYGSGENKVSDNYFNFAWWWIGWGKETGRNGYDPNWDYREFAWQQAPFQENEAIKPHMFTNFLSNHDTSRSLSRWGDEGLFRSEAAKTHALMLLTLKGIPCIYYGEEIGMLNTHFNDRSEFRDVDIKNGFRDLVDENKIYSEQEFFKYLNINSRDAGRGLMQWSKGRNGGFSLTKHLWFKKGRMNEQINVFAAIKDQNSIFHFYRQLIELRKKDYHNLLVYGTSKFYVDQNGVLVIQRTYNNEKLLVYLNPSKHELKLEAQDGKLILSTYLDKKVPTNKLRPFESILLKVN